In Myxococcus stipitatus, the following are encoded in one genomic region:
- the acs gene encoding acetate--CoA ligase encodes MTVVKDSFVPPKEHFSRASHVKSLEDYQRLYRQSLEAPEAFWGEQARRLTWFHPPDAVREVDAEQVDFSWFSGGKLNAAYNCVDRHARERPGKTAILWAKNEPGEYQAITFRELQHHVGRVANVLKAHGVRKGDRVCIYLPMIPELAYTMLACARLGAVHSVVFAGFSAESLRERILDSGAKVLVTANEGPRGPKSVPTKAIADEAVEGLTQVTSVLVVQRTPREVPMMEGRDFWLNAEMARHRGVCPAEWMDAEDPLFILYTSGSTGKPKGVLHTTGGYLVYAATTHHYVFDVRPDDIHFCTADLGWVTGHSYLLYGPLANGTTTVLFESTPSYPDASRLWQVVDDVKATVLYTAPTALRALIKEGDAWVKKSSRKSLRLLGSVGEPINPEVWRWYHDVVGEGRCPVIDTWWQTETGGILISPLPGATPCKPGSATLPFFGVEPVLLDDEGRVIEGNGVSGNLCLARSWPGQARTLYGHHQRFVETYYSRFPNLYFTGDGCRRDEDGYYWITGRVDDVLNVSGHRLGTAEVESALVAHEAVAEAAVVGFPHDIKGTGVCAFVTVKPDWLETSTEQMVGALKEQVRHVIGPIATPDRVVVVNGLPKTRSGKILRRMLRKIASGETENLGDATTLADPAVLDELLSKSLPVRAKS; translated from the coding sequence ATGACTGTCGTGAAGGATTCGTTCGTCCCGCCGAAGGAGCACTTCTCCCGCGCCTCGCACGTGAAGAGCCTGGAGGACTATCAGCGCCTCTATCGCCAGAGTCTGGAGGCGCCCGAGGCCTTCTGGGGCGAGCAGGCCCGGAGGCTCACCTGGTTCCATCCACCGGACGCGGTGCGCGAGGTGGACGCCGAGCAGGTGGACTTCTCCTGGTTCAGCGGCGGCAAGCTCAACGCCGCCTACAACTGCGTGGACCGCCACGCCCGCGAGCGCCCCGGCAAGACGGCCATCCTCTGGGCCAAGAACGAGCCGGGCGAGTACCAGGCCATCACCTTCCGCGAGCTCCAACACCACGTCGGCCGCGTGGCCAACGTGCTCAAGGCCCACGGGGTCCGCAAGGGCGACCGCGTCTGCATCTACCTGCCCATGATTCCGGAGCTGGCGTACACCATGCTCGCGTGCGCGCGGCTCGGCGCGGTGCACTCGGTGGTGTTCGCGGGCTTCTCCGCGGAGTCGCTGCGTGAGCGCATCCTCGACTCGGGCGCGAAGGTGCTGGTCACCGCCAACGAGGGGCCCCGCGGTCCCAAGAGCGTGCCCACCAAGGCCATCGCCGACGAGGCCGTGGAAGGTCTCACCCAGGTGACGTCCGTGCTGGTGGTGCAGCGCACGCCGCGCGAGGTCCCCATGATGGAGGGCCGTGACTTCTGGCTCAACGCGGAGATGGCGCGCCACCGAGGCGTCTGCCCCGCCGAGTGGATGGACGCGGAGGACCCGCTCTTCATCCTCTACACCTCCGGCTCCACCGGGAAGCCCAAGGGCGTGCTGCACACGACGGGCGGCTACCTGGTCTACGCGGCGACCACGCACCACTACGTCTTCGACGTGCGCCCGGACGACATCCACTTCTGCACCGCGGACCTGGGCTGGGTGACGGGCCACAGCTACCTGCTCTACGGGCCGCTGGCCAACGGCACCACCACCGTCCTCTTCGAGTCCACGCCGTCGTACCCCGACGCGAGCCGGCTCTGGCAGGTGGTGGACGACGTGAAGGCCACCGTCCTCTACACCGCGCCCACCGCGCTGCGCGCGCTCATCAAGGAGGGCGACGCGTGGGTGAAGAAGTCCTCGCGCAAGTCGCTGCGCCTGCTGGGCAGCGTGGGCGAGCCCATCAACCCGGAGGTCTGGCGCTGGTACCACGACGTGGTGGGCGAGGGCCGCTGCCCCGTCATCGACACGTGGTGGCAGACGGAGACGGGCGGCATCCTCATCTCGCCGCTGCCCGGAGCCACGCCGTGCAAGCCGGGCTCCGCCACCCTGCCCTTCTTCGGCGTGGAGCCCGTGCTGCTGGACGACGAGGGCCGGGTGATTGAAGGCAACGGCGTCAGCGGCAACCTGTGTCTGGCGCGCTCGTGGCCGGGACAGGCGCGCACCCTGTACGGCCATCACCAGCGCTTCGTGGAGACGTACTACTCGCGCTTCCCCAACCTGTACTTCACCGGCGACGGCTGCCGCCGCGACGAGGATGGCTACTATTGGATTACCGGCCGCGTCGACGACGTCCTCAACGTGTCGGGCCACCGGCTGGGCACAGCGGAGGTGGAGAGCGCGCTCGTCGCGCACGAAGCCGTGGCCGAGGCCGCCGTGGTCGGCTTCCCCCACGACATCAAGGGGACGGGCGTCTGCGCCTTCGTCACCGTGAAGCCGGACTGGCTGGAGACCTCCACGGAGCAGATGGTGGGCGCGCTCAAGGAGCAGGTGCGCCACGTCATCGGCCCCATCGCAACGCCGGACCGGGTGGTGGTGGTCAACGGCCTGCCCAAGACACGCTCCGGGAAGATTCTTCGCCGCATGCTGCGCAAGATTGCCTCCGGCGAGACGGAGAACCTGGGCGACGCCACCACCCTCGCCGACCCCGCCGTGCTCGACGAACTGCTCTCCAAGTCGCTCCCTGTCCGCGCGAAGTCCTGA
- a CDS encoding sigma-54 dependent transcriptional regulator, with amino-acid sequence MSRILVIEDEPIIRTELRRLLVRAGHDVSEAGAVQEAASDYTLDSFDLVISDLRLPGAPGTDVIALCPGVPVLIMTSYATVKSAVDAMKLGAVDYIAKPFDHDELLLQVERVLREGKLTRQNAALKREVEQTYSVSGMVGGGSAMRDVFERLRKVAPSPATVLVLGESGTGKELVARAIHAQSPRADGPMVSVNCAAIPEGLLESELFGHEKGAFTGALTAHAGLVEAAHGGTLFLDEVGELPAPAQARLLRMLQDGEVRRVGSTRPRKVDVRIVAATHRDLPRRVQEGAFRQDLYFRLRVVEIRLPPLRERGEDVPVLARHLLEKACRKVGRAPVTLSPEALAALSAHPWPGNVRELENALERAVILADGPLVTPDLLALELPMSSTPPAAASAAEASESSEAEADEPGGGSMEDYFRRFVLEHQEHMGETELARRLGISRKALWEKRQKLGLPRTRA; translated from the coding sequence ATGAGTCGCATCCTGGTCATCGAGGACGAGCCCATCATCCGCACGGAGCTGCGCCGGTTGCTCGTGCGCGCGGGCCATGACGTGTCCGAAGCGGGCGCCGTACAGGAGGCCGCGAGCGACTACACGCTCGACTCCTTTGACCTCGTGATATCGGACCTGCGGTTGCCGGGCGCGCCGGGAACGGACGTCATCGCCCTGTGCCCGGGTGTCCCCGTGCTCATCATGACCAGCTACGCCACGGTGAAGTCCGCCGTGGACGCGATGAAGCTGGGCGCGGTGGACTACATCGCCAAGCCGTTCGACCACGATGAGCTGCTGCTCCAGGTGGAGCGCGTGCTGCGTGAGGGCAAGCTCACCCGGCAGAACGCGGCGCTCAAGCGCGAGGTGGAGCAGACGTATTCGGTGAGCGGCATGGTGGGAGGCGGCTCCGCGATGCGCGACGTCTTCGAGCGCCTGCGCAAGGTGGCCCCCTCCCCCGCGACGGTGCTGGTGCTCGGCGAGTCCGGCACGGGCAAGGAGCTGGTGGCCCGGGCGATTCATGCGCAGAGCCCGCGCGCGGATGGGCCCATGGTGTCGGTGAACTGCGCGGCCATTCCGGAGGGCCTGCTCGAAAGCGAGCTGTTCGGCCACGAGAAGGGCGCCTTCACCGGCGCGCTCACCGCGCACGCGGGGCTGGTGGAGGCCGCGCACGGAGGCACGCTCTTCCTCGACGAAGTGGGCGAGTTGCCCGCGCCCGCGCAGGCCCGCCTCCTGCGCATGCTGCAGGACGGAGAGGTGCGGCGCGTGGGCTCCACCCGCCCGCGCAAAGTGGACGTGCGCATCGTCGCCGCCACCCATCGGGACTTGCCTCGCCGGGTCCAGGAAGGCGCCTTCCGCCAGGACCTCTACTTCCGGCTGCGCGTGGTGGAGATTCGGCTGCCGCCCCTGCGCGAGCGCGGCGAGGACGTGCCCGTGCTGGCCCGTCACCTGTTGGAGAAGGCATGCCGGAAGGTGGGCCGCGCGCCCGTGACGCTGTCGCCCGAAGCGCTCGCGGCGCTGTCCGCCCATCCGTGGCCCGGCAACGTGCGCGAACTGGAGAACGCCCTGGAGCGCGCCGTCATCCTCGCCGACGGCCCGCTCGTCACTCCGGACCTGCTCGCGCTGGAGCTCCCCATGAGCTCGACTCCGCCCGCCGCGGCCTCCGCCGCCGAAGCCTCCGAGTCCAGCGAAGCCGAGGCCGATGAGCCCGGAGGCGGCTCCATGGAGGACTACTTCCGGCGCTTCGTCCTGGAGCACCAGGAGCACATGGGCGAGACGGAGCTCGCCAGACGCCTGGGCATCAGTCGCAAGGCATTGTGGGAGAAGCGACAGAAGCTCGGCCTTCCGCGCACGCGCGCGTGA
- a CDS encoding ATP-binding protein — translation MTLELGSLVAASVVYLLLLFLVAYAAEKGLISSRITQHPLVYALALGVYATSWSYFGSVGYAARHGFRYLGIYLGVTLACLLVPVLWRPLLRLTRELQLTSLADLLAFRYPGQATGTAVTLFMLAGSLPYLALQVRAVVESAKVLSPTASPTLVGLTFSAVLIIFAVLFGARHLTPRERHEGLMLAIAFESAVKVVALVAVGAWAVSSVFGGVEGLWTWLESHPEAVEQLRRPAREASWAPLLVLSCAAAFLTPRSYHVAFTEAPERDALATATWAFPLVLLVMNLAVPVLLWSGEALHLPWPADFHMLAVPASRGATGLALVAFLGGVSASSAMVIVTTLALAPMCLTNLVLPLGYARGRPDLYGWLLWARRLLIALIILAGFGFYHLLDTRGLGLVDLGLVSFVAVAQFAPGVLGLLFWKRATRAGLLAGLGAGGATWMVTLVVPLWASPGVVAWTHRMAVQLGFPGDEPWGFSTFASLTLNTLAFVGVSLATRQSESEREAARACTREAPSLVSGGVEAGSPREFRERLAPLLGEEAASAEVDRALESLGMSADERRPSELRRLRDGVERNLSGLLGPVLARLTVEEALRLGPGTRTALAEQLRFVEERLRDARGMQGPVHAVEAVRRYLRRILEDLPLGVCAVGPDGEVVIWNAALERLSGVEEHAARGHPLAALPAPWGSLLSGFAVGAEPDTEARVRVSDSGDERTLRLHRSRLTPAEEGEGTSEGMALVVEDLTERKAVDARLAHQDRLASLGRVAAGVAHEIGNPLTAIASLTQNLKYELDDAAAVSERTGLILQQCRRINAIVRALVGFSHAGTVGGEARPFTRVEVAPLLTEALQLARLARTETRSRGVRFEHRCPEGLAVQGDSQRLEQVLVNLLTNAVDASPEGARVELEADAVDGHIHVRVLDRGHGIPPELAQRVFEPFFTTKQPGEGTGLGLALVAGIVREHGGTIQVDSRPGGGTSVTVSLPDARGTEESDVRRPGPGAAA, via the coding sequence ATGACGCTTGAGCTGGGGTCGCTCGTCGCCGCCTCCGTCGTCTATCTCCTGCTGCTCTTCCTCGTCGCGTATGCCGCCGAGAAGGGCCTCATCTCCTCACGCATCACCCAACACCCGCTGGTGTATGCGCTCGCGTTGGGCGTCTACGCGACGTCCTGGTCCTACTTCGGCAGCGTGGGCTACGCGGCGCGGCACGGCTTCCGCTATCTGGGCATCTATCTGGGCGTCACCCTGGCGTGCCTGCTGGTCCCCGTGCTGTGGCGCCCGTTGTTGCGTCTGACGCGCGAGCTTCAACTCACCTCGCTCGCGGACCTGCTCGCCTTCCGCTACCCGGGACAGGCCACCGGCACCGCGGTGACACTCTTCATGCTGGCGGGCAGCCTCCCCTACCTCGCGCTTCAGGTCCGTGCGGTGGTGGAGTCCGCGAAGGTGCTGAGCCCCACCGCGTCGCCCACGCTCGTCGGCCTGACGTTCAGCGCGGTGCTCATCATCTTCGCCGTGCTCTTCGGCGCGCGCCACCTGACGCCTCGCGAGCGGCATGAGGGATTGATGCTGGCCATCGCCTTCGAGTCCGCCGTGAAGGTGGTGGCCCTGGTGGCGGTGGGCGCGTGGGCCGTGTCATCTGTCTTTGGCGGCGTGGAGGGGTTGTGGACCTGGCTGGAGTCACACCCCGAAGCGGTGGAGCAACTGCGCCGCCCCGCGCGCGAGGCGTCCTGGGCGCCGCTGCTGGTGCTGTCCTGCGCGGCCGCGTTCCTCACCCCTCGCAGCTACCACGTGGCCTTCACCGAAGCGCCCGAGCGCGATGCCCTGGCCACCGCGACCTGGGCCTTTCCGCTCGTGCTGCTGGTGATGAACCTGGCGGTGCCCGTGCTGCTGTGGAGCGGCGAGGCCCTGCACCTGCCGTGGCCGGCGGACTTCCACATGCTCGCGGTGCCCGCCTCGCGCGGCGCGACGGGCCTGGCGCTGGTGGCCTTCCTCGGCGGTGTCTCCGCGTCCAGCGCCATGGTCATCGTCACCACGCTGGCGCTCGCGCCCATGTGCCTGACGAACCTGGTGCTGCCGCTGGGTTACGCGCGGGGGCGGCCGGACCTGTATGGCTGGCTCTTGTGGGCGCGGCGGCTGCTCATCGCGCTCATCATCCTGGCGGGCTTCGGCTTCTACCACCTGCTGGACACACGCGGCCTGGGGCTTGTGGACCTGGGGCTCGTGTCCTTCGTCGCGGTGGCGCAGTTCGCGCCCGGCGTGCTGGGCCTGCTCTTCTGGAAGCGCGCCACGCGCGCGGGTCTGCTCGCGGGCCTGGGCGCGGGCGGCGCCACATGGATGGTGACGCTGGTGGTGCCGCTATGGGCCTCGCCCGGCGTGGTGGCGTGGACCCATCGCATGGCCGTGCAGTTGGGCTTCCCCGGTGACGAGCCGTGGGGTTTCTCCACCTTCGCGTCGCTGACACTCAACACCCTGGCCTTCGTGGGCGTCTCCCTGGCCACGCGGCAGTCGGAGTCGGAGCGCGAAGCGGCGCGGGCCTGCACACGCGAGGCCCCCAGCCTGGTCTCCGGTGGCGTGGAGGCGGGCTCTCCCCGGGAGTTTCGTGAGCGACTGGCCCCGCTGCTCGGAGAAGAGGCCGCGTCGGCCGAGGTGGACCGCGCCCTGGAGTCCCTCGGCATGTCCGCAGACGAGCGCAGGCCGTCCGAGCTTCGCCGCCTGCGCGACGGCGTGGAGCGGAACCTGTCCGGCCTGTTGGGCCCGGTGCTCGCGAGGCTGACCGTCGAAGAGGCCCTCCGGCTGGGCCCGGGCACGCGCACCGCGCTGGCGGAGCAACTGCGCTTCGTGGAGGAGCGGCTGCGCGACGCACGCGGCATGCAGGGGCCCGTGCACGCGGTGGAGGCCGTGCGGCGCTACCTGCGGCGCATCCTGGAGGACCTGCCCCTGGGCGTCTGCGCGGTGGGGCCGGATGGTGAAGTGGTCATCTGGAACGCCGCGCTCGAGCGGCTGTCGGGCGTGGAGGAGCACGCCGCGCGAGGCCATCCGCTGGCCGCCCTGCCCGCGCCCTGGGGCTCGCTCCTGTCTGGCTTCGCGGTGGGCGCGGAGCCTGACACCGAAGCACGCGTGCGGGTCTCCGACTCCGGCGATGAACGCACGCTGCGGCTTCATCGCTCGCGGCTGACGCCCGCGGAGGAAGGTGAAGGGACCTCGGAGGGCATGGCCCTGGTCGTGGAGGACCTCACGGAGCGCAAGGCGGTGGACGCGCGCCTGGCGCATCAGGACCGGCTGGCCTCGCTGGGGCGCGTGGCGGCGGGCGTGGCGCACGAGATTGGCAATCCGCTGACGGCCATCGCCAGCCTGACGCAGAACCTCAAGTATGAGCTGGATGACGCCGCCGCGGTGAGCGAGCGCACCGGACTCATCCTCCAGCAGTGCCGCCGCATCAACGCCATCGTCCGCGCGCTGGTGGGCTTCAGCCATGCGGGCACGGTGGGCGGAGAGGCGCGACCCTTCACGCGGGTGGAAGTCGCCCCCTTGTTGACGGAGGCCCTGCAACTGGCGCGGCTCGCGCGGACGGAGACCCGCTCTCGCGGCGTGCGCTTCGAGCACCGCTGCCCCGAGGGGCTCGCCGTCCAGGGAGACTCGCAGCGGCTGGAGCAGGTGCTGGTGAATCTGTTGACCAACGCGGTGGACGCCTCCCCCGAGGGTGCACGCGTTGAGTTGGAAGCAGACGCCGTGGACGGCCACATCCACGTGCGGGTGCTGGACCGGGGACATGGCATTCCACCGGAGCTGGCGCAGCGGGTCTTCGAGCCCTTCTTCACCACGAAGCAACCGGGAGAGGGCACGGGCCTGGGTCTGGCATTGGTCGCGGGCATCGTGCGCGAGCACGGGGGCACCATCCAGGTGGACAGCCGACCCGGTGGAGGGACTAGCGTGACGGTGAGCCTGCCGGACGCGCGCGGAACCGAGGAGTCCGACGTGCGCCGCCCAGGCCCGGGGGCCGCCGCATGA
- a CDS encoding GspE/PulE family protein, with the protein MSANAPVFTELPQFTLDRASLRLLPESFCRRNQVAILGTVDPGAHDTPVTVGMTQPDNTQVRELMVEFLRRPLQPVRLNPYEIETALEVGFGAGPRVTWDVLLESGTPLSNPPTPVELVEHVLLSAVEMKASDIHIESYFDDVDLRYRVDGILHQSYTDIDPRSLPEVVSRIKVLAGLDITERRRPQDGRLRARVEQPEGRKVVDFRVSVVPSPAGEDVVIRILDASVGLVPVEKLGMSPGMQRTFLQLLSNPEGLVLVTGPTGSGKTTTLYSALARLNDGLRKIVTAEDPIEYYVPKVNQKQVTAQMPYSALLRALLRQDPNVMLVGEVRDQETGNMALMAAATGHVVLGTLHTADAVGSVARLRGLGLDDLDVADSLLAVLTQRLVRRICEQCAEDTKPTVEQAALLGRLLNGLRTRAGRGCAACHHTGYRGRLGIFELLVVDPDLQGLIAKGEPTVRLWRHARARGLKTLVEDGLAKVDAGITTVAELVRVVPYRHIVATRDERDGPEDEGAS; encoded by the coding sequence ATGTCCGCGAACGCCCCTGTGTTCACCGAGCTCCCTCAGTTCACCTTGGACCGGGCCTCGCTCCGGTTGCTCCCCGAGTCGTTCTGCCGGCGCAACCAGGTGGCCATCCTGGGCACGGTGGACCCGGGGGCCCACGACACCCCGGTGACGGTGGGAATGACCCAACCGGACAACACCCAGGTGCGCGAGCTGATGGTGGAGTTCCTGCGCCGGCCCCTCCAACCGGTGCGCCTCAATCCGTATGAGATTGAGACCGCGCTCGAGGTGGGCTTCGGCGCCGGGCCCCGCGTCACCTGGGATGTCTTGCTCGAATCCGGCACCCCGCTCTCCAACCCGCCCACGCCGGTGGAGCTGGTGGAGCACGTGTTGCTCAGCGCCGTGGAGATGAAGGCGTCGGACATCCACATCGAGAGCTACTTCGACGACGTGGACCTGCGCTACCGCGTCGACGGCATCCTTCACCAATCCTATACAGACATCGACCCGCGCTCGTTGCCGGAGGTGGTCAGCCGCATCAAGGTGCTGGCGGGGTTGGACATCACGGAGCGGCGCCGGCCGCAGGATGGCCGTCTGCGCGCCAGGGTGGAGCAGCCCGAGGGGCGCAAGGTGGTGGACTTCCGCGTCAGCGTGGTGCCAAGTCCCGCGGGCGAGGACGTGGTCATCCGCATCCTGGATGCCAGCGTGGGGCTGGTGCCCGTGGAGAAGCTGGGCATGTCTCCCGGGATGCAGCGCACCTTCCTCCAGCTCCTCTCCAATCCGGAGGGGCTGGTGCTCGTCACGGGGCCCACCGGCAGCGGGAAGACCACGACGTTGTACTCGGCGCTGGCGCGGCTGAATGACGGACTGCGCAAGATTGTCACCGCCGAGGACCCCATCGAGTACTACGTCCCCAAGGTGAACCAGAAGCAGGTGACGGCGCAGATGCCGTACTCGGCGCTGTTGCGTGCGCTGTTGCGACAGGACCCCAATGTCATGTTGGTGGGTGAGGTCCGGGACCAGGAGACCGGCAACATGGCGCTGATGGCGGCGGCCACGGGCCACGTGGTGCTGGGCACGCTCCACACCGCGGACGCCGTGGGCTCGGTGGCGCGGCTGCGCGGCCTGGGATTGGACGACCTGGACGTGGCGGACTCGCTGCTCGCGGTGCTGACGCAGCGGCTGGTGCGGCGCATCTGCGAGCAGTGCGCGGAGGACACGAAGCCCACGGTGGAGCAGGCGGCGTTGTTGGGGCGGCTGCTGAACGGCCTGCGCACGCGCGCGGGGCGGGGATGTGCCGCATGTCACCACACCGGTTACCGGGGCCGGCTGGGCATCTTCGAGCTCCTGGTGGTGGACCCGGACCTGCAAGGCCTCATCGCCAAGGGCGAGCCAACGGTCCGCCTGTGGCGGCACGCTCGGGCGCGGGGGTTGAAGACGCTGGTGGAGGACGGGCTCGCCAAGGTGGACGCGGGTATCACCACCGTGGCGGAGCTGGTGCGGGTGGTGCCCTATCGGCACATCGTCGCCACCCGGGACGAGCGCGACGGTCCGGAGGACGAGGGGGCGTCGTAG
- a CDS encoding FHA domain-containing protein, with protein sequence MMTVQELRALSTRLTEAFFCKQVGPFVLVQKPPSPVMAQLAMKMGAARTTMARDVPSLERQQVALWLHFGTLTVATLPPVSGQDVLTVGRLPDCDLVVNEPSVSKRHAKLCWWGESRGCTLVDLKSSNGTFVNARELESGGELHLRDGDLLGFGDATFAYLLAPSFYAKMKRVSL encoded by the coding sequence ATGATGACCGTTCAGGAGTTGCGCGCGCTCAGCACGCGCCTGACCGAAGCCTTCTTCTGCAAGCAGGTGGGTCCGTTCGTGCTGGTGCAGAAGCCGCCCAGCCCGGTGATGGCGCAGCTGGCGATGAAGATGGGCGCCGCGCGCACGACGATGGCGCGGGATGTCCCCAGCCTGGAGCGGCAGCAGGTGGCGCTCTGGCTGCACTTCGGCACGCTCACCGTGGCCACGCTCCCTCCCGTGTCCGGGCAGGATGTCCTCACCGTGGGGCGCCTGCCGGACTGCGACCTGGTGGTCAACGAGCCCTCGGTCTCCAAGCGCCACGCGAAGCTGTGCTGGTGGGGGGAGTCCAGGGGCTGCACGTTGGTGGACCTGAAGTCGAGCAACGGCACCTTCGTGAACGCGCGCGAATTGGAATCCGGCGGCGAGCTGCACCTGCGCGACGGCGACCTGTTGGGCTTTGGCGACGCGACGTTCGCCTATCTTTTGGCGCCGTCCTTCTACGCGAAGATGAAGCGTGTGAGCCTTTGA
- a CDS encoding GNAT family N-acetyltransferase has protein sequence MDSRLEDFGPPRDEQELSAVTDILMHAYAMTPADCAAWRQRLDPRDLRLLREEGKVVATLASLRMGQWYGGRSVPVVGVGGVGVSPVHRGQGTATRLMTRLLQEARASGAPLSVLYPATQPLYRRSGYEQAGARYEVRVQMSALEMGERSLSLRAVEPQDEAAITACYASVARHRPGWLDRGEFSWRRVRDPRSEQVHGYVVEGTSGIEGYVYLARRPLKDLKQELGLSDIVATTPAAARRLLRFLGDHHSLGMEVVWYGGPDDPFLLLLREQSYSVRVYMHWMVRVLDVVSALEARGWTPGLSGSVHLEVEDDLFPENQGRFILEVEKGVARVTRGGEGGLRLHVRQLASLYTGFQSAAALRSVGLVEADDASVESATALFSGPQPSLRDMF, from the coding sequence GTGGACTCGAGGTTGGAAGATTTCGGGCCGCCCAGGGATGAGCAGGAGCTGTCCGCGGTGACGGACATCCTGATGCATGCCTATGCGATGACTCCCGCGGACTGCGCGGCGTGGAGACAACGGCTGGACCCGCGGGACCTGCGGCTGCTTCGCGAAGAGGGCAAGGTGGTGGCGACGTTGGCCTCGCTCCGCATGGGGCAGTGGTACGGAGGACGCAGCGTGCCCGTCGTCGGCGTGGGGGGCGTGGGTGTCTCTCCCGTGCACCGTGGACAGGGGACGGCGACGCGGCTGATGACGCGGCTGCTCCAGGAGGCCCGTGCGTCGGGTGCGCCGCTGTCCGTGCTCTATCCCGCCACCCAGCCGCTCTACCGCCGCTCCGGCTATGAGCAGGCCGGCGCGCGCTACGAGGTTCGCGTCCAGATGTCCGCGCTGGAGATGGGCGAGCGCTCCTTGTCGCTGCGCGCCGTCGAGCCCCAGGACGAAGCGGCCATCACCGCGTGTTACGCGAGCGTGGCGCGCCACCGGCCCGGTTGGTTGGACCGGGGCGAGTTCTCCTGGCGCCGGGTGAGGGACCCTCGCAGCGAGCAGGTGCACGGCTACGTCGTGGAGGGCACCTCCGGCATCGAGGGCTATGTCTACCTGGCGCGCCGGCCGCTCAAGGACTTGAAGCAGGAGCTGGGCCTGTCGGACATCGTCGCCACCACACCGGCGGCGGCGCGGCGGCTCTTGCGCTTCCTGGGGGACCACCACTCCCTGGGGATGGAAGTCGTGTGGTACGGCGGCCCGGACGACCCATTCCTCCTCCTGCTGCGCGAGCAGTCCTACTCCGTGCGGGTCTACATGCACTGGATGGTGCGGGTGCTGGACGTCGTCTCCGCGCTGGAGGCCCGAGGCTGGACGCCGGGCCTGTCTGGCTCCGTGCACCTGGAGGTGGAGGACGACCTGTTCCCGGAGAACCAGGGGCGGTTCATTCTCGAGGTGGAGAAGGGCGTGGCGCGCGTGACGCGCGGCGGAGAGGGCGGGCTGCGGCTCCACGTCCGTCAGCTCGCCTCGCTCTACACGGGTTTCCAGTCCGCCGCCGCGCTGCGCTCGGTGGGGCTGGTGGAGGCGGATGACGCCTCGGTGGAGTCGGCGACGGCGCTGTTCTCCGGGCCGCAGCCGTCCCTGCGGGACATGTTCTGA
- a CDS encoding NAD-dependent epimerase/dehydratase family protein, with protein MRAFVTGGSGFVGRYLLAALKSRGDSARALARSPAAVATVAAAGAEPFEGDLSDVERLKAGMEGCDTVFHAAALVKSWAPRSEYYEANVRGTERVLEAARAAGVKRLVHIGTEAVLADGTPMVKVDETWPLPERPIGDYPSTKGEAERRVLSVNSADFTTVVVRPRLIWGLGDTSVLPQLVDAVRSKRFKWIDQGRYLTSTCHVANCVEGALLAAEKGRGGQAYFLTDGEPVMFREFITAMLKTQGVDPGSSSIPYGLAAVVSMVSDLLWGTLGLPGRPPISRTEVLLIGREVTVSDAKAREELGYEARLPRALGLKEMEAAFQERASRAA; from the coding sequence ATGCGGGCGTTCGTCACCGGCGGTTCCGGTTTCGTGGGCAGGTATCTCCTCGCCGCCCTGAAGTCTCGAGGTGATTCGGCCCGTGCCCTGGCGCGTTCTCCGGCGGCGGTGGCCACGGTGGCGGCGGCGGGCGCGGAGCCCTTCGAGGGCGACCTGTCCGATGTCGAGCGGCTGAAGGCCGGAATGGAGGGCTGTGACACCGTCTTCCACGCCGCCGCGCTGGTGAAGTCGTGGGCGCCTCGCTCGGAGTACTACGAGGCCAACGTCCGGGGCACGGAGCGGGTGCTGGAGGCCGCGCGCGCGGCGGGCGTGAAGCGGCTGGTGCACATCGGCACGGAGGCGGTGCTGGCGGACGGCACGCCGATGGTGAAGGTGGATGAGACGTGGCCGCTGCCGGAGCGCCCCATCGGTGACTATCCCTCCACGAAGGGCGAGGCGGAGCGCCGGGTGTTGAGCGTGAACTCCGCGGACTTCACCACCGTGGTGGTGCGTCCCCGCCTCATCTGGGGACTTGGCGATACGTCGGTGTTGCCGCAGCTGGTGGACGCCGTGCGCTCCAAGCGCTTCAAGTGGATTGACCAGGGCCGCTACCTCACGTCCACCTGCCACGTGGCCAACTGCGTGGAGGGCGCGCTGCTGGCGGCGGAGAAGGGCCGGGGAGGCCAGGCCTACTTCCTCACCGACGGCGAGCCGGTGATGTTCCGCGAGTTCATCACCGCGATGCTCAAGACGCAGGGCGTGGACCCGGGCTCGAGCTCCATCCCCTACGGGCTGGCCGCCGTGGTGTCCATGGTGTCCGACTTGCTGTGGGGCACGTTGGGGCTGCCGGGCCGTCCCCCCATCAGCCGCACGGAGGTGCTGCTGATTGGACGGGAAGTGACGGTGAGCGACGCCAAGGCCCGGGAAGAGCTGGGCTACGAGGCGCGGCTGCCGCGGGCCCTGGGGCTGAAGGAGATGGAAGCGGCGTTCCAAGAGCGGGCGTCACGCGCTGCATGA